Genomic DNA from Halobacteriovorax sp. DA5:
TTTGCAAGTTCATACCATTTGATTGATTCATTGATATGACCTTCATTTAATAGAAGTGTTCCCAGATCGTTATAAGGAGCACCATATTCTGGATCGATTTCAATTGCTTTTAGACAAAGTGATTTCGCATCTTCAATATTTCCCATTTGAGAAGTTACCCAACCCATAAGAGTCAGTACTTCCGCAGTTTCTTTGTGACCACGGGCCTTATCGAATAGCTCAAGAGCACCAGCGAGATCTTTTTTAGAAACTAATACATGTGCTTCAGTAATATACTGTTCGTATTTCTCTTCTCTTTTAGCATTCATTCCAAGAATTGGTGCAGTTTTAGAGTGGGCAAGATTTAGAATCTCAAGTGATTCTAGAAAGTATAGTGGTGGAGTGAAGTCTTCTTCAAGCTCCATTTCATCATCATCTTCATCGATTCTTCCACCTTCAATAAGTGTGAAAGGACCTTTTTTAATAATCTCTTTTGCAACAATGATTTCTTTCTTCTCTTTTATATCAATTGCTTTTAAAAGCCCCATACGAGGTGTGGCGACATCAAGTGACGAGCGCTCAATTAAGATAAGGTGTAGTTCTCTAGTGTACTTATATGAAAGATTGATTAGGCGAGTGATCACACCAACAACTTCATCGTCATTTTTTGGAGCGAGAGCAAT
This window encodes:
- a CDS encoding tetratricopeptide repeat protein, with translation MNTIQEILLSELTQSRSYLERILHAVCELSETHLDAKARLIIEEFSTEYDKLVSELLIPSHFGDLSLLHQNNFRQGRENLRLMNNLIESFIALAPKNDDEVVGVITRLINLSYKYTRELHLILIERSSLDVATPRMGLLKAIDIKEKKEIIVAKEIIKKGPFTLIEGGRIDEDDDEMELEEDFTPPLYFLESLEILNLAHSKTAPILGMNAKREEKYEQYITEAHVLVSKKDLAGALELFDKARGHKETAEVLTLMGWVTSQMGNIEDAKSLCLKAIEIDPEYGAPYNDLGTLLLNEGHINESIKWYELAKKAPKYTNREYPYINAGRAYMQLNNFDKAMEEFEVALKLVPENQELRHTVSKIRSSVTKQENVEKSHGFEKFKVDFSGRQGDNDNQPTQ